One Acidobacteriota bacterium genomic window, GGGCTCGTCGAGCCGGCCGTCGATCGCGATCGTTACATCGATCCGGGGAATCGAAAACGTGGGCGACCCGCGGCCCTTGACCACGACAGCCGATGACGCTGGAGGCGGCACGGCGGGCGGGGGCGCGCTCGCACCGGGAGCCTGAATCAGTCCGAGACACAGCAGGAGTGCAGTCATTCGTCAATCAGTCCGATTGTCGTTGGAACAGGAGGGCTACATGGGGACTGTCGTGAAACAGTCTACCCTTCGACAGTCGTTGAGTTGCGCACAAAGAGGCCTTTTCGGAAACCGTGCAACCTGGGCCCACCCTTCTGTTGCCGTCCGCCACAAGAGTGAGCTCAGGGTTCATGTCATGGGTCGCGCCCCGTCAGCCCGGCTGCCGAGCGCCAGAAATCACTTGTTCAGAGCAGCCATCGTCTGGGCCGGGTAACGAAGCCCCGCCGTGACACCCCTGGGCATGATCTCGTCAATCCGGCGTAGGTCGTCAGCGCTCAGGCGCACAGTGACCGCGCCGGCGTTGTCCTCGAGGTACAGTCGGCGCTTGGTGCCCGGAATGGCGACAATGTCGTCGCCCTGCGCCATGACCCACGCCAGGGCAAGCTGGCTCGGCGTGCAGTGTTTCTCGACAGCCAGCTCTGTGATCCGATCGACCAGTTGCAGGTTCTTCTGAAAGTTCTCACCCTGGAAGCGCGGGTGGCTCCGCCTGACGTCATCGGCGGGCAGATCCTCTGGACGCCTGAAGCGGCCTGTGAGAAACCCACGACCAAGCGGGCTGTACGGCACGAATCCGATGCCCAGCTCACGCGTGGTCGGCAGGATGTCGTCCTCGGGATCGCGGGTCCAGAGTGAGTACTCCGTCTGGATCGCGGAAATCGGATGGACGGCATGCGCGCGCCGGATCGTGGTCGCGGCGGCCTCCGACATCCCAAGGTAGCGCACTTTGCCCGCGTGGACCAGTTCAGCCATCGCGCCGATGGTCTCCTCGATCGGCACACTGGGATCGACGCGATGCTGGTAGTAGAGGTCGATGTGATCGACGCCCAGTCGCTTGAGCGACGCGTCACAACACTGCCGGACGTAATCCGGCTTGCCGTTGACGCCCAGCCATGTGCCTTCGGGACTTCGCATGATGGCGAACTTCGTCGCGAGCACGACGCGGTCCCGCTTGCCGCGGAGAAAGCGGCCGACCAACTCCTCGTTGGTATAGGGCCCGTACATATCGGCCGTGTCGAGGAAGGTGATGCCGAGTTGCAGCGCACGATCGAGCGTGGCCATCGATTCGGCCTCGTCGCGGCCGGAATAGAAATCGCTCATGCCCATGCATCCGAGTCCCAACTCGGAAACCACCAACCCCTGCTGTCCCAATGTCCGCTGTTTCATCGCCGTGTCTCCATGTGCCGCATCAGTCACAGACTTGCGCCCGGCGCCGCGCCAGGCTGCACTACGATCATAACCCTTTCAATTCCCGCACACGTTGCCGGCGCCGAAGATCGCAGTTTCTGCAAGGGGGTCGCGGTGGATCGCGCAGATCACTAGACACCTTCACGGGTCTCATCTTGCCGAATGAAGCAAATCCTTCGTGACCCCGGCCGAAGCCGGGGTCCAGTCCTGGATTCCGGTTCCCCCGGACAGACGACGTGACCACACTTCCAAAAGTCCCTGTAGCCGCGCGACCATCCCGGCTGGCATAATCGCCCGTCATGGGCTTCTCCACAATCGACTATCTGGTCCTGGTTGCGTACCTGGTCGGCATCACGCTGTTCGGCATGCAGTTCCGCCGGTCGCAGCGGACCGTTCGCGACTACTTCATTGGCGGGCGCACCACATCGTGGGTCGTCATCAGCCTGTCGATTGTGGCGGCCGAGACCAGCACACTCACCGTGATTGGCGTGCCGGCGCTGATGTACGCCACCTACGCGCATCCTGAGCAGGGCGGCGCATTCACCTATCTCCAGGTGGTGATGGGCTACATCGTGGCGCGGTTCCTCGTCGCGGCGCTGCTCATTCCCAGGTACTTCCAGGGCCAGTTGATGACCGCGTATGCGCTGC contains:
- a CDS encoding aldo/keto reductase, giving the protein MKQRTLGQQGLVVSELGLGCMGMSDFYSGRDEAESMATLDRALQLGITFLDTADMYGPYTNEELVGRFLRGKRDRVVLATKFAIMRSPEGTWLGVNGKPDYVRQCCDASLKRLGVDHIDLYYQHRVDPSVPIEETIGAMAELVHAGKVRYLGMSEAAATTIRRAHAVHPISAIQTEYSLWTRDPEDDILPTTRELGIGFVPYSPLGRGFLTGRFRRPEDLPADDVRRSHPRFQGENFQKNLQLVDRITELAVEKHCTPSQLALAWVMAQGDDIVAIPGTKRRLYLEDNAGAVTVRLSADDLRRIDEIMPRGVTAGLRYPAQTMAALNK